Proteins from a genomic interval of Desulfovibrio piger:
- a CDS encoding exodeoxyribonuclease III, translated as MSIRLVSWNVNGLRAVSAKPEWRWFAENICDVIGLQETKAMPEQLKPEVANPEGWEAHWASSVVKKGYSGVAVFSRIKPLAVRCELPQPEWQGEGRILHLEFEKFHFFNGYFPNGGAEELDENGKPIPGRFKRVPYKMGFFDAFTAYAEECRKSKPIVVCGDFNIAHKAIDLARPKQNEKNTGFLPEERAFLDRFTALGYVDTFRHVHGDVEGRYSWWSYKMRAREKNVGWRIDYFFVSEELKPYIRDAWIEDDVYGSDHCPVGLELDI; from the coding sequence ATGTCCATCAGACTCGTATCCTGGAACGTCAACGGCCTGCGTGCCGTGTCCGCCAAACCCGAATGGCGCTGGTTCGCCGAGAACATCTGCGATGTCATCGGCCTGCAGGAGACCAAGGCCATGCCCGAGCAGCTCAAGCCCGAAGTGGCCAACCCCGAAGGCTGGGAGGCCCACTGGGCTTCCAGTGTGGTGAAAAAGGGCTATTCCGGCGTGGCCGTGTTCAGCCGCATCAAACCGCTGGCCGTGCGCTGCGAACTGCCCCAGCCGGAATGGCAGGGCGAGGGGCGCATCCTGCATCTGGAATTTGAAAAGTTCCACTTCTTCAACGGCTATTTCCCCAACGGCGGCGCCGAGGAACTGGACGAGAACGGCAAGCCCATCCCCGGCCGTTTCAAGCGCGTGCCCTACAAGATGGGCTTTTTCGACGCCTTCACGGCCTATGCGGAAGAATGCCGCAAAAGCAAGCCCATCGTGGTCTGCGGGGACTTCAACATCGCCCACAAGGCCATCGATCTGGCGCGTCCCAAGCAGAACGAGAAGAACACCGGCTTTTTGCCCGAAGAACGCGCCTTTCTGGACCGCTTTACGGCCCTGGGCTATGTGGACACCTTCCGTCATGTGCACGGCGACGTGGAAGGCCGCTATTCCTGGTGGTCGTACAAGATGCGCGCCCGCGAGAAGAACGTGGGCTGGCGTATCGACTATTTCTTCGTTTCGGAAGAGCTGAAACCGTACATCCGTGACGCCTGGATCGAGGACGATGTCTACGGTTCGGACCACTGCCCCGTGGGCCTGGAGCTGGACATCTAG
- a CDS encoding aspartate/glutamate racemase family protein produces the protein MKTIGLLGGMSWESTLTYYQIINMVTAQTLGGLHSARCLLYSVDFDEIERCQQAGDWDRSARILADAAQALERGGADFLVICTNTMHKVAPQIAAAVGIPLMHIADVTARQLHMAGVQRVGLLGTRYTMEEDFYTGRLEANGLQVLVPEADDRAEINRVIFEELCRGVIKDSSRETFLRAIRDLAARGAQGVILGCTEIGMLVQQENIAVPLFDTTLIHARTAALVAINETPVDTEPVKVKK, from the coding sequence ATGAAAACCATCGGTCTTCTGGGCGGCATGAGCTGGGAAAGCACGCTGACCTATTATCAGATCATCAACATGGTGACGGCCCAGACCCTGGGCGGTCTGCATTCGGCCCGCTGCCTGCTCTACAGCGTGGACTTTGACGAGATCGAACGCTGCCAGCAGGCCGGAGACTGGGACAGGAGCGCCCGCATCCTGGCCGATGCCGCACAGGCCCTGGAGCGGGGCGGGGCGGATTTTCTGGTCATCTGCACCAACACCATGCACAAGGTGGCCCCGCAGATCGCCGCCGCCGTGGGCATCCCGCTGATGCACATCGCCGACGTGACGGCCCGGCAGCTGCACATGGCGGGCGTGCAGCGCGTGGGCCTGCTGGGCACCCGCTACACCATGGAAGAGGATTTCTACACCGGCCGTCTGGAAGCCAACGGCCTGCAGGTGCTGGTGCCCGAGGCGGACGACCGGGCCGAGATCAACCGCGTGATCTTCGAGGAGCTTTGCCGGGGCGTCATCAAGGACAGCTCGCGCGAGACCTTCTTGCGGGCCATCCGGGATCTGGCCGCCCGGGGCGCCCAGGGCGTGATCCTGGGCTGCACCGAGATCGGCATGCTGGTGCAGCAGGAGAACATCGCCGTGCCCCTGTTCGATACCACGCTCATCCATGCCCGCACGGCCGCGCTGGTGGCCATCAACGAGACGCCGGTGGACACCGAGCCGGTGAAGGTGAAGAAGTAG
- a CDS encoding IMP cyclohydrolase, with the protein MDMLPIRRAILSVTDKTGLVEFATFLSQNGVELVSTGGTMKALQAAGLPVTAVSDVTGFPEILGGRVKTLHPKIHGGILANKDIPEHMATLEEKEIKPFDLVCVNLYDFAGAVERKLSLEQAVEEIDIGGPCMIRAAAKNFHSILVLPGTKWYATAMQEMKEHGMKVSLDFRQAMASRAFEATSRYDALITSYLRPGA; encoded by the coding sequence ATGGATATGCTTCCTATCCGCCGCGCCATCCTGAGCGTGACGGACAAAACCGGACTGGTGGAATTTGCCACCTTCCTGTCGCAGAACGGCGTGGAGCTGGTCTCCACCGGCGGGACCATGAAGGCCCTGCAGGCTGCCGGTCTGCCCGTGACGGCCGTCAGTGACGTCACCGGCTTCCCCGAGATCCTGGGCGGCCGCGTGAAGACGCTGCATCCCAAGATCCACGGGGGCATCCTTGCCAACAAGGACATCCCCGAGCACATGGCCACGCTGGAAGAAAAGGAGATCAAGCCTTTCGACCTGGTCTGCGTGAACCTGTACGACTTTGCCGGTGCCGTGGAGCGCAAGCTCTCGCTCGAGCAGGCCGTGGAGGAAATCGACATCGGCGGTCCCTGCATGATCCGCGCCGCTGCCAAGAACTTCCACAGCATCCTGGTGCTGCCCGGGACCAAATGGTACGCCACCGCCATGCAGGAGATGAAGGAACACGGCATGAAGGTCAGCCTGGATTTCCGTCAGGCCATGGCCTCGCGTGCGTTTGAAGCCACCTCGCGCTACGACGCCCTCATCACCTCCTACCTGCGTCCGGGGGCCTAG